The Cyclobacterium amurskyense genome contains the following window.
CAAATACCAATGTGAAGCCAGTCAATTATCCACTGATTAACAAAGCAAATGCATTGGTGAAGGTTACAGATGCTGGCCGAAAATGGAAATCTTCAGATGCCTATTTCAACGATAGTCTAAATGAAATGATAAAAATTCCGCATTTAATCTGGCTTAATAAAATGGAGGGGGATGAATTGGAGGACATTAATGGTGAAATACCGAGAAAAAGGTCAAAGATTCGAACCAAATTAAAGCAGTTACTTTCCTAAGGGATAATTCTAACTAATATGCAAATCACCAAAGCTGATATCTCAAATAAAATATTTGCCCTGCTCGTGGCAGGGCTATTGAGTTTATTTGTGGTCAAAACAGGGGTGATGGGCATAGGTTTAATGCTTGTTCTTCCTTTTGTATTGGCAGGTGGGATATTTATGATGAGTCATCCCAACAAGTCACTTGCAGCCGGACTAATTTTTGCATTTTTATCCATAGGTGCCATCAGATACGTCCCCAATTTACCCTTAGGGCTTACTGTAGATTTTGCATTGGCCATGCTAATTGTCAGTGCTCTTTTTCATAATAAAGTGGAGACTGATTTTTCAAAACTACATAATAGTCTCATTTTAGTAACCCTAATTTGGATGGGATATAATGTAGCAGAAATCTTTAATCCTGAAGCGAGAAGCGTTACGGCTTGGTTTTATGCAGTAAGAGGCACGGCTTTGTATATGTTTCTTACGGTTCCACTTACACTTTTGTATGCCAATAAACCATCTGATATAAATAGACTATTTATAATTGTTTTTGCTTTAAGTGTACTCGCTTCTTTTTGGGGTTTAAGACAATTTTATATAGGCTTGGATGCAGCAGAAAACCGATGGTTAGATGCTGGTTCCAGATCAACTCATGTTTTGTTTGGAAACCTTCGTGTTTTTAGTTTTTTCTCAGACGCAGGTCAATTTGGTGCTGGAATAGCCCATTCAGGGGTAATGGCAATGGTCTTGGCCTTAGGTCCTTTTTCACTCAAGAAAAGGATAATTTTTGCAGTTATGGCTTTGTTGTTCTTTTACCTTATGATAATGAGTGGCACAAGGGGAGCATTGATGGTACCTGTAGCAGGCACAATGGCTTATCTTTTTGCCTCCAAAAATTTTAAATTAATGGTAATGGGACTACTAGGGTTGTTGCTGGTGTTTTCGTTTTTGAAATTTACGACCATTGCTAACAACAATTACCAAGTCCGGAGAATGAGGTCTGCATTAGATCCTTCAGACCCATCATTAAATGTTAGGTATTTAAACCAAAGGAAGTTTGCAGAATACTTAAAAAGCAGACCTTTCGGGGGAGGTATTGGCACTTCGGGATCATGGGGTCAAAGGTTTAGTCCGGGCACCTTTTTAGCTGAAACCCCTAATGACAGTTGGTTTGTGAAAATATGGGCAGAGATGGGCATTGTAGGTTTATACCTGCATATAGGCATTTTAGCATTTATTGCGGGAATGGGGCTATTAAAAATATGGAAAGTTAAGGACCCGAGGTTACGGCAAAAACTCTTCGCTCTATTTGGCGGATATGTAGGTATAGCTGCTGCCTCTTATGGTAATCCTCTATTAGGCCAAATGCCAAC
Protein-coding sequences here:
- a CDS encoding O-antigen ligase family protein, giving the protein MQITKADISNKIFALLVAGLLSLFVVKTGVMGIGLMLVLPFVLAGGIFMMSHPNKSLAAGLIFAFLSIGAIRYVPNLPLGLTVDFALAMLIVSALFHNKVETDFSKLHNSLILVTLIWMGYNVAEIFNPEARSVTAWFYAVRGTALYMFLTVPLTLLYANKPSDINRLFIIVFALSVLASFWGLRQFYIGLDAAENRWLDAGSRSTHVLFGNLRVFSFFSDAGQFGAGIAHSGVMAMVLALGPFSLKKRIIFAVMALLFFYLMIMSGTRGALMVPVAGTMAYLFASKNFKLMVMGLLGLLLVFSFLKFTTIANNNYQVRRMRSALDPSDPSLNVRYLNQRKFAEYLKSRPFGGGIGTSGSWGQRFSPGTFLAETPNDSWFVKIWAEMGIVGLYLHIGILAFIAGMGLLKIWKVKDPRLRQKLFALFGGYVGIAAASYGNPLLGQMPTGIILYMSWAYFFLAEDMDKSLNKPSENE